From the genome of Lasioglossum baleicum chromosome 13, iyLasBale1, whole genome shotgun sequence, one region includes:
- the LOC143215021 gene encoding uncharacterized protein LOC143215021 has protein sequence MLTVMCPNCRHRFPAPGCCEPQSIDKNNGFIHPTTCYYGGLLVPKGYTSGGGCFINAPTIIHSQPIINSFNHPSMAIDLEKPRIDKQKDIFLQRSEKDIRGNGFPIFNQEIEKNQNSGSQITTSCDLTGSSVTITTPSIQSGGCLIQSANSGILMQTPHMEIRPKLSGGGCFVQKTLSSENQEVSITLSEQKSQQESAERDGRMFLLPPSGCQELPGTRRNVLPQKTDIEASMGNFMSRKSEEKPNLSNFQANAASAMHIQQSSDPEKNDQEIDPARNFNCCWNHMDLYRVKSNNPSVTENRNSVLLDSNPGVQIQVNATVQLPASLGQCTVNITATTANPPNSVSSIASKTRNNFNGGGLVQKNEVEDNEEHFEERRDRTPTTPVSWLMPCPWSFDSSVMDRDAARLCEVKRLLQICGWYHEGLSWQQSESLLKKSQLGRWLMRDSSDSRYTFAISVQTARGPTSVRVHYFVGQFRLDAEPRLAFAIPLFDCPIKMLEYYVEYSKSVDEHRKEVWVDYSGQLYSEIYLTKPLVKEVRSLSHLARLVVNRYKLPTEHLPPLIKNYLAEYPYTL, from the coding sequence ATGTTGACAGTAATGTGTCCAAACTGTCGCCATCGGTTCCCAGCTCCTGGTTGCTGTGAACCGCAAAGCATAGACAAGAATAATGGTTTTATTCACCCGACAACTTGTTACTATGGTGGTCTTCTAGTTCCTAAAGGATACACCAGCGGAGGTGGCTGTTTCATAAATGCTCCCACAATTATTCACAGTCAGCCTATTATTAATTCTTTCAACCATCCATCCATGGCCATCGATTTAGAGAAACCCAGAATTGATAAACAGAAGGACATCTTCCTACAAAGATCTGAGAAAGACATCAGAGGTAATGGATTTCCAATATTTAATCAAGAAATTGAGAAGAACCAGAATTCTGGGAGTCAAATCACAACGAGCTGTGATTTAACTGGCAGTAGCGTAACTATAACAACACCGAGCATACAATCTGGAGGTTGCTTGATTCAAAGTGCAAATTCTGGTATCCTCATGCAGACACCACACATGGAAATCCGTCCAAAGTTGTCTGGTGGTGGCTGTTTTGTACAGAAAACATTATCATCTGAAAATCAAGAGGTATCAATTACACTTTCAGAACAGAAAAGTCAGCAAGAGAGCGCAGAACGAGATGGTAGAATGTTTCTGCTGCCCCCGAGCGGCTGTCAAGAGTTGCCTGGGACTAGAAGAAACGTCTTACCTCAGAAAACGGATATAGAAGCATCGATGGGAAATTTCATGAGCAGAAAATCTGAAGAAAAACCAAATCTGTCCAACTTCCAAGCTAACGCTGCATCAGCAATGCATATTCAACAATCTAGTGATCCTGAGAAGAACGACCAAGAAATAGATCCAGCAAGGAATTTTAATTGCTGTTGGAATCATATGGATCTTTATCGTGTGAAATCAAATAATCCATCGGTGACTGAAAATCGTAATTCTGTACTGTTGGATTCGAATCCAGGAGTTCAAATCCAAGTAAACGCAACTGTACAGCTTCCTGCCAGTTTAGGACAGTGTACAGTAAATATTACAGCAACTACTGCTAACCCTCCAAATTCTGTGTCAAGTATAGCTTCGAAAACTAGAAACAATTTTAATGGCGGAGGTCTGGTACAAAAGAACGAGGTCGAGGACAATGAAGAACATTTTGAAGAAAGAAGAGACAGAACACCGACCACACCAGTCTCGTGGCTAATGCCCTGTCCCTGGAGTTTCGATAGTTCTGTGATGGATAGAGATGCGGCTAGACTCTGTGAAGTTAAAAGACTTTTACAAATATGTGGCTGGTATCACGAAGGTCTCAGTTGGCAGCAGAGTGAGAGTTTATTGAAAAAATCGCAACTGGGACGGTGGTTGATGAGAGACAGTTCAGACAGCAGATATACGTTCGCTATATCCGTGCAAACTGCCAGGGGACCTACCTCTGTTCGAGTTCACTATTTCGTAGGACAGTTTCGATTAGATGCTGAGCCTAGACTTGCTTTTGCTATACCACTTTTTGACTGTCCAATCAAAATGCTAGAATATTACGTGGAATATTCGAAAAGTGTTGACGAGCATAGGAAAGAAGTTTGGGTAGACTATAGCGGCCAACTTTATAGCGAGATTTATTTGACGAAGCCTTTAGTGAAGGAAGTTAGGTCTCTTAGTCATTTAGCCAGGCTGGTTGTTAATAGGTACAAATTGCCTACCGAACATCTGCCACCcctaattaaaaattatcttgCTGAATATCCATATACTCTTTGA